The Oryzias latipes chromosome 4, ASM223467v1 genome includes a window with the following:
- the gadd45b gene encoding growth arrest and DNA damage-inducible protein GADD45 beta: MTLEEVVGSSSTDKKMETVSQALEELLVAAQRQDCLTVGVYESAKLMNVDPDSVVLCLLATDEEDADDIALQIHFTLLQAFCCDNDINILRVSGMRRLAQLLGEDTENSNGNEPRDLHCILVTNPPVQPLQCQALQDVSSFCAESRCRNLWVPCLELKDR; the protein is encoded by the exons ATGACTCTTGAGGAGGTTGTTGGATCCAGCAGTACCGACAAAAA GATGGAGACGGTGAGTCAGGCTCTGGAGGAGTTGCTGGTCGCGGCTCAGAGGCAGGACTGCCTCACAGTGGGAGTCTACGAGTCCGCCAAACTCATGAATGT AGATCCAGACAGTGTGGTTCTGTGTCTTCTCGCCACCGACGAGGAGGACGCGGACGACATCGCGCTGCAGATCCACTTCACGCTGCTGCAGGCTTTCTGCTGCGATAACGACATCAACATCCTCCGGGTGTCCGGCATGAGGCGCCTGGCGCAGCTGCTGGGGGAGGACACCGAGAACAGCAACGGGAACGAGCCCCGGGACTTGCACTGCATCTTGGTCACT AACCCCCCCGTGCAGCCGCTCCAGTGTCAAGCTCTGCAGGACGTCAGCAGCTTCTGCGCAGAGAGCCGCTGCAGGAACCTGTGGGTTCCCTGCTTGGAGCTGAAGGACCGCTGA
- the LOC100533498 gene encoding cocaine- and amphetamine-regulated transcript ch4 precursor produces MVSSRMLLLSASCWLLVALGSCEEQMEERSPEYEAFKTQEEKELIEALQEVLEKLRNKQLPSSEKKLGWLPPCNTSEQCAVRKGARVGKLCGCPRGMECDFSILKCL; encoded by the exons atggtcagcagCAGGATGCTGCTCCTCAGCGCCTCCTGTTGGTTGCTCGTAGCTTTggggagctgtgaggagcagatGGAGGAGCGGTCGCCTGAGTATGAAGCCTTCAAAACTCAAGAGGAGAAGGAGCTG ATTGAAGCTCTGCAGgaagttctggagaagctgaggAACAAACAGCTGCCCTCGTCAGAGAAAAAGCTGGgctggcttccacct TGTAATACAAGTGAGCAGTGTGCAGTGCGGAAAGGCGCCAGGGTCGGGAAGCTGTGTGGATGTCCCAGAGGGATGGAGTGTGACTTCAGCATCCTCAAGTGTCTGTAG